A single genomic interval of Amycolatopsis albispora harbors:
- a CDS encoding SDR family NAD(P)-dependent oxidoreductase: MSRGVLVTGSSSGIGRAVAEAFAALGDRVAVHYGSNRAAAEQALAALPGSGHVLLTGDLADPMATQTLADEAEAALGGVDVLVNNAAVATGQENAHAVAGVSYADWQAVWQRMAAVNLFGTANLTYCVTRHMIDRGAPGRVVNIGSRGAYRGEPDHPAYGATKAAVHAFGQSLAVSLAPHGIAVASVAPGFTATDRVADRLDGDQGERLRGQSPFGRVGTPAEVAAAVVYLASAEAAWASGAVLDLNGASHLR, from the coding sequence ATGAGCCGAGGCGTGCTGGTCACCGGTTCGTCCAGTGGGATCGGCCGGGCGGTGGCCGAGGCGTTCGCCGCGCTCGGCGACCGCGTGGCCGTCCACTATGGATCGAACCGGGCGGCGGCGGAGCAGGCGCTGGCGGCGCTGCCCGGTTCCGGGCACGTGCTGCTGACCGGTGATCTCGCCGATCCGATGGCCACGCAGACGCTCGCCGACGAAGCCGAGGCGGCGCTCGGCGGCGTGGACGTGCTGGTGAACAACGCGGCCGTGGCCACCGGGCAGGAGAACGCGCACGCGGTGGCCGGAGTGTCTTATGCGGACTGGCAGGCGGTCTGGCAGCGCATGGCCGCGGTGAACCTGTTCGGCACGGCCAATCTCACCTACTGCGTGACCCGGCACATGATCGATCGAGGGGCGCCGGGACGGGTGGTCAACATCGGCTCGCGTGGCGCGTACCGCGGCGAGCCGGACCACCCGGCCTATGGTGCGACCAAGGCCGCGGTGCACGCGTTCGGCCAGTCGCTGGCGGTTTCCCTGGCACCGCACGGCATCGCGGTCGCTTCGGTGGCGCCGGGCTTCACCGCCACCGACCGCGTCGCGGACCGGCTGGACGGCGACCAGGGCGAGCGGCTGCGCGGGCAGAGCCCGTTCGGCCGCGTGGGCACCCCGGCGGAGGTCGCCGCGGCGGTGGTGTACCTCGCCTCCGCCGAGGCGGCCTGGGCCTCGGGTGCCGTGCTCGACCTGAACGGCGCGTCACACCTGCGCTGA
- a CDS encoding GNAT family N-acetyltransferase, which yields MTQTIVHRVQPGELDRAAAAVGAAFFDEVVSTWVIPDPVQREQLLPHHLRELVAKALERGEVLAAADFGAVSVWLDREAGESESNGFPEAVDVPPGLREIARRGMLVAELTEARHPTHTAHVYLPCIGVLPNHRGFGLGSALLRDKLDRADAAELPVYLEASSTRNRALYRRHGFESSGDPIRFPDGPEIYPMWREPRKPRESSAQV from the coding sequence ATGACGCAGACGATCGTGCACCGGGTACAGCCGGGGGAACTGGACCGGGCCGCCGCCGCGGTGGGCGCCGCCTTCTTCGACGAGGTGGTGAGCACGTGGGTGATCCCCGATCCGGTGCAGCGCGAGCAGCTCCTGCCGCACCACCTGCGCGAGCTGGTCGCCAAGGCGCTGGAACGCGGTGAGGTGCTCGCCGCCGCCGACTTCGGCGCGGTTTCGGTGTGGCTGGACCGCGAAGCCGGGGAATCCGAGTCCAACGGCTTTCCCGAAGCCGTGGACGTGCCGCCCGGGCTCCGCGAGATCGCGCGCCGCGGCATGCTCGTCGCGGAGCTGACCGAGGCCCGGCACCCGACGCACACCGCGCACGTCTACCTGCCGTGCATCGGCGTGCTGCCGAACCACCGCGGGTTCGGCCTCGGCAGCGCGCTGCTGCGCGACAAGCTGGACCGGGCCGACGCCGCGGAACTACCCGTGTACCTGGAGGCCAGTTCGACGCGCAACCGCGCGCTGTACCGGCGGCACGGGTTCGAATCCAGCGGCGACCCGATCCGCTTCCCGGACGGACCCGAGATCTACCCGATGTGGCGCGAACCCCGGAAGCCGCGGGAATCCTCAGCGCAGGTGTGA
- a CDS encoding M14 family zinc carboxypeptidase → MSFSRSARGLVLAVVAGLAVSTVPAQAAPEPPPPGQSHRQPGYGPERNQVAATDAAPQLRAATAGENRQRGDHRGYPRQTELRTYPADPSDKSIKLGLSPYHALAPKLNELQQRSNRISVEVAGQSGLGRDLYLVTLTAPETSAQSWIQEHWRDKIENDPGRAARDAALRNGYKTPVWINNNIHGNEWEGTDGALRVIEYLATTNDKAALELLKRNRIYLNLTANPDGRVAGTRANASGFDMNRDFVTASQPETRAMREMVLGKQPVMMLDEHGYVENTLIEPTTPPHGQNYDFDLYLKHGYENGLAMEKAVQALGHPEAAKPEIPFRDYEPGVWDGWAPIYTAQYSMYHGAVSYTIEVPQRVNNDAYHLPAEELQRRSKINTDVVEATIRTTIDYANTHRTELIDNQIEIFRRGAAGEPQRQLPDGFVPGFGPEDRYTTEFPRAYVIPAGDGQRSAPAAARLVDHLVANDVRVQRAEQDFQLAGRSYPAGSYIVDMHQPKRALANVMLETGADISGKVEVMYDISGWSHRLLWGASVDISKSDAPNVRVTSVTAAAPTGGVDAAPGQDLALAVRDGKDVLAVNTLLGQGRPVHQQADGSVVVPASERVAVLEVAKNLGVRFTAAPAGERGPLMRKPVLAGAVAADELLVLRELGFEVRPVSTQVLNNGFDLSRVDALFVSSGLNYRELNASAKNSVKRLFQRGGVITRGATGAAFNTEAGLLPVTAVAGREDANGVVSVTNGTGPIGSGAPESSFVYSPLWFTGLGAGVTAEQRYAQENPLAAGHWLPNEQGQGPAQAAGAASVVSGVDESGAKTVLFGTEPLFRAHPKGLYAQVGKAVFWATTR, encoded by the coding sequence GTGTCGTTTTCGCGTTCCGCTCGTGGCCTGGTACTGGCCGTGGTGGCCGGGTTGGCCGTCAGCACCGTTCCGGCGCAGGCGGCGCCCGAGCCACCGCCACCCGGCCAGTCCCACCGGCAACCGGGGTACGGCCCGGAGCGCAACCAGGTCGCCGCGACCGATGCCGCGCCGCAGCTGCGCGCGGCCACGGCCGGGGAGAACAGGCAGCGCGGGGACCACCGGGGTTATCCGCGGCAGACCGAGCTGCGCACCTATCCGGCCGACCCGTCGGACAAGTCGATCAAGCTCGGGCTGTCGCCGTACCACGCGCTGGCGCCGAAGCTGAACGAGCTGCAGCAGCGCAGCAACCGGATCTCGGTGGAGGTCGCCGGGCAGTCCGGGCTCGGTCGCGACCTGTACCTGGTCACGCTGACCGCCCCGGAGACCTCCGCGCAGAGCTGGATCCAGGAGCACTGGCGGGACAAGATCGAGAACGACCCCGGCCGCGCGGCCCGTGACGCCGCGTTGCGCAACGGGTACAAGACCCCGGTGTGGATCAACAACAACATCCACGGCAACGAGTGGGAAGGCACCGACGGCGCGCTGCGCGTGATCGAGTACCTGGCCACCACGAACGACAAGGCCGCGCTGGAGCTGCTCAAGCGCAACCGGATCTACCTCAACCTCACCGCCAACCCGGACGGCCGCGTGGCCGGTACCCGCGCGAACGCGAGCGGGTTCGACATGAACCGCGACTTCGTCACCGCGTCGCAGCCGGAAACCCGGGCGATGCGCGAGATGGTGCTGGGCAAGCAGCCGGTGATGATGCTCGACGAGCACGGCTACGTCGAGAACACGCTGATCGAGCCGACCACGCCGCCGCACGGGCAGAACTACGACTTCGACCTCTACCTCAAGCACGGTTACGAAAACGGCCTGGCGATGGAGAAGGCCGTGCAGGCGCTCGGGCACCCCGAGGCGGCCAAGCCGGAGATCCCGTTCCGCGACTACGAGCCGGGGGTGTGGGACGGCTGGGCGCCGATCTACACCGCGCAGTACTCGATGTACCACGGCGCGGTGTCCTACACGATCGAGGTGCCGCAGCGCGTCAACAACGACGCCTACCACCTGCCCGCCGAGGAGCTGCAGCGCCGGTCGAAGATCAACACCGACGTGGTGGAAGCGACCATCCGCACCACCATCGACTACGCGAACACGCACCGCACCGAGCTGATCGACAACCAGATCGAGATCTTCCGCCGCGGTGCCGCCGGGGAACCGCAGCGCCAGCTGCCGGACGGTTTTGTGCCCGGCTTCGGCCCGGAAGACCGCTACACCACCGAGTTCCCGCGTGCCTACGTGATCCCGGCCGGTGACGGCCAGCGGTCCGCGCCAGCGGCGGCGCGGCTGGTCGACCACCTGGTCGCCAACGACGTGCGCGTGCAGCGCGCGGAGCAGGACTTCCAGCTGGCGGGCAGGAGCTATCCCGCCGGTTCGTACATTGTGGACATGCACCAGCCGAAGCGCGCGCTGGCCAACGTGATGCTGGAGACCGGCGCCGACATCTCCGGCAAGGTCGAGGTCATGTACGACATCTCGGGCTGGAGCCACCGCCTGCTCTGGGGTGCTTCGGTGGACATCTCCAAGTCGGACGCGCCGAACGTGCGCGTCACGTCGGTGACCGCCGCCGCGCCGACCGGCGGCGTGGACGCGGCGCCCGGCCAGGACCTGGCGCTGGCGGTCCGCGACGGCAAGGACGTGCTGGCGGTGAACACCCTGCTCGGCCAGGGCCGCCCGGTCCACCAGCAGGCCGACGGCTCGGTGGTGGTGCCCGCTTCGGAACGCGTCGCCGTGCTGGAGGTGGCGAAGAACCTCGGCGTGCGGTTCACCGCGGCGCCCGCCGGGGAGCGCGGCCCGCTGATGCGCAAGCCGGTGCTCGCCGGTGCGGTCGCCGCCGACGAGCTGCTGGTGCTGCGGGAACTCGGCTTCGAGGTGCGGCCGGTGTCCACGCAGGTGCTGAACAACGGGTTCGACCTGAGCCGGGTGGACGCGTTGTTCGTCTCATCCGGACTGAACTACCGCGAGCTGAACGCGTCGGCCAAGAACTCGGTCAAGCGGCTGTTCCAGCGCGGTGGTGTGATCACGCGCGGAGCCACCGGGGCCGCGTTCAACACCGAGGCGGGACTGCTGCCGGTGACCGCGGTGGCCGGTCGTGAGGACGCCAACGGGGTGGTCTCGGTGACCAACGGGACCGGGCCGATCGGCAGCGGCGCCCCGGAGAGCTCGTTCGTCTACTCGCCGTTGTGGTTCACCGGGCTCGGCGCGGGCGTGACCGCCGAGCAGCGCTACGCCCAGGAGAACCCGCTCGCCGCGGGCCACTGGCTGCCGAACGAACAGGGCCAGGGCCCGGCACAGGCCGCCGGTGCCGCCTCCGTGGTGTCCGGTGTGGACGAAAGCGGGGCGAAGACGGTGTTGTTCGGCACCGAACCGCTGTTCCGCGCGCACCCCAAGGGGCTGTACGCGCAGGTGGGCAAGGCCGTGTTCTGGGCGACCACCCGATGA
- a CDS encoding GOLPH3/VPS74 family protein, with amino-acid sequence MLIAEDLVLLVFDDETGKPDSTVTSLTYALAGALLIELGMRNRISVGEGGKGRLELVDRTPTGQHVLDDALVKLEKYEGRKPKDAIAPLAGNKLTERLLDGLADRGVLRREEGKVLKLFPVTRWPAEDSAHELALRETLTAVLVDGRDPDERTAALIAVLAAIQAASKVLDLPERADRKLVDRRAKDIAEGNWGSAATGKAIEELTAAVMTAVMIPAIVTTATS; translated from the coding sequence ATGCTCATCGCGGAAGACCTGGTACTGCTCGTGTTCGACGACGAGACCGGCAAGCCGGACAGCACGGTGACGAGCCTGACCTACGCGCTGGCCGGCGCGCTGCTGATCGAGCTGGGCATGAGGAACCGGATCAGCGTCGGCGAAGGCGGCAAGGGGCGGCTGGAGCTGGTGGACCGCACCCCGACCGGGCAGCACGTGCTCGACGACGCGCTGGTCAAGCTGGAAAAGTACGAGGGGCGCAAGCCCAAGGACGCGATCGCGCCGCTGGCGGGGAACAAGCTCACCGAACGCCTGCTCGACGGCCTCGCCGACCGAGGTGTGCTGCGGCGTGAAGAGGGCAAGGTGCTCAAGCTGTTCCCGGTGACGCGGTGGCCCGCCGAGGATTCCGCGCACGAGCTGGCGTTGCGGGAGACGCTGACCGCGGTGCTGGTGGACGGGCGGGACCCGGACGAGCGCACCGCCGCGCTGATCGCCGTGCTCGCCGCGATCCAGGCCGCGAGCAAGGTGCTCGACCTGCCGGAACGCGCCGACCGCAAGCTGGTCGACCGGCGCGCCAAGGACATCGCCGAGGGCAACTGGGGCTCGGCCGCCACCGGGAAGGCCATCGAGGAACTCACCGCGGCCGTGATGACCGCGGTGATGATCCCCGCCATCGTGACCACGGCGACGAGCTGA